A window of Actinobacillus suis ATCC 33415 contains these coding sequences:
- a CDS encoding membrane protein — MRVVNIVTRCLLSVFSIAYPLLWWLSPEMDWLTYMPFGLAFLWFFQGMQAVGFQRFFAFFMSIMLGVVGISRGLDWMYWYPVAINVFMLIIFGGSLWAKQTIIEKFARLQDPDLPAEAIAYTRKVTQVWCAIFIFNIVVTVSLIYFNRLDAWALYTGVIAYIIMAIVMVGEWLIRPKHNRTF, encoded by the coding sequence ATGCGGGTAGTCAATATTGTAACTCGTTGTTTATTGAGCGTATTTAGCATCGCTTATCCGTTATTATGGTGGTTATCACCAGAGATGGATTGGTTAACTTATATGCCGTTTGGCCTTGCATTCTTATGGTTTTTTCAAGGGATGCAAGCGGTCGGTTTTCAGCGTTTTTTTGCATTTTTTATGTCTATCATGTTGGGGGTGGTCGGTATAAGTCGAGGCTTAGATTGGATGTATTGGTATCCAGTTGCGATCAACGTTTTTATGTTAATAATTTTTGGCGGTAGTTTGTGGGCGAAGCAAACCATTATTGAAAAATTCGCTCGCTTACAAGATCCTGATTTACCTGCTGAGGCAATAGCTTATACCCGCAAAGTAACCCAAGTTTGGTGTGCGATTTTTATCTTCAATATTGTAGTAACTGTATCTCTGATTTATTTTAATCGACTTGATGCCTGGGCGCTTTATACCGGTGTGATTGCCTATATTATTATGGCAATCGTCATGGTGGGAGAATGGCTGATTCGTCCGAAACATAACAGAACATTTTAA
- a CDS encoding glycosyl transferase family 2 gives MTVTRKNQRHWANQQERGTHFFLMLTRLIVQYCPLWLIRFFTFWVVLYFYLTSSKTRRYIAEYQQNLTAYFPQVRLKGATIFRQFLAFGEAITDRFAVWQHQIHYADLVIDDSENLYAEIDAGGRGQILICSHFGNIEICRALLNNGHHPNFKLNALVHSKHAEAFNQALVDAGADELPLIQVEDLDAHIMLELSERIERGEWIAIAADRVPVRGDKTQTVNFLGKLAEFPEGAWLLASLLKAPINTIFSLKENGKYCLKLRHFSSPIKGRGKIRQQQIQQAMQDYADLLANECAKNPYLWFNFYDFWQQK, from the coding sequence ATGACGGTTACTCGAAAGAATCAGCGACACTGGGCGAATCAGCAAGAGCGAGGAACCCATTTTTTTCTAATGCTAACTCGCCTCATTGTGCAATATTGTCCACTTTGGCTAATCCGCTTTTTTACTTTTTGGGTCGTGTTGTATTTTTATTTAACCTCAAGTAAAACTCGCCGATATATTGCAGAATATCAGCAAAATCTGACCGCTTATTTCCCTCAAGTGAGATTAAAAGGAGCGACTATTTTTCGTCAATTTCTTGCCTTTGGAGAGGCTATTACAGACCGATTTGCCGTTTGGCAACATCAAATACATTATGCGGATTTAGTGATTGATGATAGCGAAAATCTCTATGCAGAGATTGATGCTGGCGGAAGAGGGCAAATATTAATTTGTTCTCATTTCGGTAATATTGAAATTTGTCGAGCTTTACTTAATAACGGCCATCATCCGAATTTTAAACTCAACGCACTGGTTCATAGCAAACATGCTGAAGCGTTTAACCAAGCATTAGTTGATGCAGGAGCAGATGAATTACCTCTGATTCAGGTAGAAGATTTAGATGCGCACATAATGTTGGAGTTGAGTGAGCGGATTGAGCGTGGCGAATGGATCGCTATCGCAGCTGATCGTGTGCCTGTAAGAGGTGATAAGACCCAAACAGTTAATTTTTTAGGTAAGTTGGCTGAATTTCCAGAAGGAGCATGGTTATTAGCGAGTTTGTTGAAAGCACCGATTAATACGATTTTTAGTTTAAAAGAAAATGGCAAATATTGTTTGAAGCTTCGGCATTTTTCTTCGCCTATTAAAGGAAGAGGAAAGATCCGTCAGCAGCAGATTCAACAAGCTATGCAAGATTATGCAGATTTATTAGCGAATGAATGTGCAAAAAATCCATATTTATGGTTTAATTTTTATGATTTTTGGCAACAAAAATAG
- a CDS encoding glycosyltransferase family 2 protein — MAEKSNIVALIPHYNHVNTIAKVIEQLLGFGLPVLVVDDGSNDAQQQILKQITQQPNVSVVFRSQNGGKGAAVKTGLQWAYQQGFTHAIQVDADGQHNLADIEAMVEISKQHSTALICGKPIYGIDAPKARLYGRKITNFWIAINTLSTQIEDGMCGFRLYPLALVAPILTQEKLGNRMDFDIEILVHCQWRKIPMIWVETPVKYDEDGVSHFRGWDDNWLISKMHARLFFGMLGRVFTGKF; from the coding sequence ATGGCAGAGAAATCTAACATTGTTGCATTAATACCTCATTATAATCACGTTAATACGATTGCGAAGGTCATTGAGCAATTGCTAGGGTTTGGTTTGCCAGTATTAGTTGTAGATGACGGTTCGAATGATGCTCAGCAACAAATATTGAAACAGATAACTCAACAGCCAAATGTATCCGTCGTATTCCGCTCACAGAACGGGGGAAAAGGTGCGGCAGTTAAAACAGGGTTACAATGGGCTTATCAGCAAGGTTTTACGCATGCAATACAAGTCGATGCGGACGGGCAACACAATTTAGCTGATATTGAAGCAATGGTGGAAATATCTAAGCAACATTCAACGGCGCTTATTTGTGGTAAACCGATTTATGGTATTGATGCGCCTAAAGCACGTTTGTATGGACGTAAAATCACTAATTTCTGGATTGCGATAAATACCTTATCAACTCAGATTGAAGATGGAATGTGCGGTTTTCGTTTGTATCCTTTAGCGTTAGTTGCGCCTATTCTTACTCAAGAAAAACTAGGTAATCGAATGGATTTTGATATTGAAATTCTTGTACATTGCCAGTGGCGTAAGATACCAATGATTTGGGTAGAAACTCCCGTAAAATATGATGAAGATGGCGTATCTCATTTTAGAGGTTGGGATGATAATTGGCTGATTAGTAAAATGCATGCCCGATTGTTTTTCGGGATGTTGGGTCGAGTGTTTACGGGGAAATTTTAA
- a CDS encoding AMP-binding protein, whose translation MNKNPIALNPIWLSDDFFQRVTQISQQFQQDNVRSVGLWLEDAAQFACVLLACFRADVKVLLPPNLLDENQIWLQQNADFLFDGIRFQSYGHLQKVVDFLPLVDWQCQTEVWLKTSGSSGEAKILKKTASLLWQEAIEVGKFLPFQQNGTHTIGSVSVQHFYGLTYRVLIPLWHFLEGRAWTIGREQLVYPEYLLAESKQSSQCLWITSPALLSRLNLALPHLAEQHVVGVISSGGALDEQLAEQVQTAMRCPVLEGYGSTETGCIAFRQPYQHWKPLQDVHLGTNEQQALWVESSRTQGREQTADAVEFFGDGFELLGRLDRIVKLGDKRVSLVKIEQDLLKHSWVADAYVAQHPEKQRAVAWLALSDEGIDCLRENGRKYLTDHLKQTLAMTQEKFALPRYWRLTDKLPRNAQSKILRQDFESVCQHNVCDPIWLHTIEQDNSLELIGKVPLDLHYFKGHFANFPLVPGVIELQWVIEQLPRLLQREIEIERVDNLKFQQFLRPHDDVHLTLNWDVVKQRVKFQLKGNGEICASGLIIEKKCGA comes from the coding sequence ATGAACAAAAATCCTATTGCATTAAATCCTATTTGGCTCAGTGATGATTTTTTCCAGCGAGTAACACAAATTTCACAGCAATTCCAACAAGATAATGTGAGGTCTGTTGGCTTATGGTTAGAAGATGCCGCCCAATTTGCTTGCGTCTTATTAGCTTGTTTCCGTGCCGATGTGAAGGTGTTATTGCCCCCTAACTTGTTGGACGAAAATCAGATCTGGCTACAACAAAATGCCGATTTCCTATTTGATGGCATTCGTTTCCAAAGCTATGGGCATTTACAAAAAGTTGTGGATTTTTTACCGCTTGTAGATTGGCAATGCCAGACAGAAGTTTGGTTAAAAACCTCAGGCAGCAGTGGTGAGGCAAAGATTTTAAAGAAAACCGCTTCACTTTTATGGCAAGAGGCAATTGAGGTCGGCAAGTTTTTACCTTTCCAACAAAATGGTACCCATACAATCGGTAGTGTAAGCGTTCAGCATTTTTATGGTTTGACGTATCGAGTTTTGATTCCACTTTGGCATTTCTTGGAAGGACGAGCATGGACAATAGGTCGTGAGCAATTAGTTTATCCCGAATATTTATTGGCGGAAAGTAAGCAGAGTTCGCAGTGTTTATGGATCACGAGTCCAGCTTTACTTTCTCGTTTAAATTTGGCATTACCTCATTTAGCGGAACAACATGTTGTTGGAGTTATTTCGTCCGGTGGTGCGTTAGACGAGCAACTTGCCGAACAAGTTCAGACGGCAATGCGTTGTCCCGTATTAGAGGGCTATGGCAGTACGGAAACAGGTTGTATCGCTTTTCGTCAGCCTTATCAGCACTGGAAGCCTTTGCAAGATGTACATTTAGGTACAAATGAGCAGCAAGCGTTATGGGTTGAATCTAGCCGTACGCAAGGGAGAGAGCAAACAGCAGATGCCGTGGAATTTTTTGGTGATGGATTTGAATTATTAGGACGTCTAGATCGCATTGTTAAATTGGGTGATAAAAGAGTGTCATTAGTGAAAATTGAACAGGATTTATTAAAGCACTCATGGGTTGCTGATGCTTATGTCGCACAACACCCTGAGAAACAGCGAGCGGTAGCATGGTTGGCATTGAGTGATGAGGGCATTGATTGTTTACGTGAGAATGGCCGTAAATATTTGACGGATCATTTGAAACAAACACTTGCTATGACACAAGAAAAATTTGCTTTACCACGTTATTGGCGTTTAACCGACAAGTTACCTCGCAATGCTCAATCTAAAATCTTGCGCCAAGATTTCGAGTCTGTTTGTCAACACAATGTTTGTGATCCAATCTGGTTGCATACGATTGAACAAGACAATTCTCTTGAATTAATAGGAAAAGTGCCACTAGATTTGCATTATTTTAAAGGGCATTTCGCAAATTTTCCGTTGGTACCGGGAGTAATTGAGTTGCAATGGGTAATAGAACAACTCCCTCGCTTATTACAGAGAGAAATTGAAATTGAGCGAGTGGATAATTTGAAATTCCAACAGTTTTTACGTCCGCATGATGACGTACATTTAACACTTAATTGGGATGTTGTAAAACAGCGGGTAAAATTTCAGTTGAAAGGTAACGGTGAGATTTGTGCAAGCGGTCTAATTATCGAGAAAAAATGCGGAGCATAG